A stretch of Babylonia areolata isolate BAREFJ2019XMU chromosome 23, ASM4173473v1, whole genome shotgun sequence DNA encodes these proteins:
- the LOC143298044 gene encoding betaine--homocysteine S-methyltransferase 1-like, with amino-acid sequence MPVKGLRERLRDGESIVCAEGYLIELERRGYVSSGPFIPEVVLDYPEHVTSLHQEFVHAGSDVVEAFTYFAHREKLQSAGLEEDLEQLNLTALRLAREVADSTGTLMAASITKSTIYDPECPSLNAKIRDMFKEQVEWAVQGKADYIVLETFYDLGETKLAMEVVQQYGQGLPIAVTMGPFMTDMTLDDVPIPQALRQLEEMGADVVGLNCGRGPSTMLPLLRQCRQVCKGPLAALPVAYRTTDEEKTYQSMTDPFTGKNAFPLNLSSRLCSREEIRAFAQEAKTMGVQYIGLCCGNNAVLNREIAQVYGKSPPSLKYAPDVRQSLAADDDSMTPRKRKVKMFLAGGRDVK; translated from the exons ATGCCTGTGAAAG GGTTGCGAGAACGGCTGAGAGACGGGGAGAGCATCGTGTGTGCCGAAGGATACCTGATTGAGTTGGAGAGGAGAGGCTATGTCAGCAGCGGACCTTTCATTCCGGAAGTGGTGCTGGACTACCCAGAGCACGTGACCAGCCTTCACCAGGAGTTCGTGCACGCCGGAAGTGACGTGGTGGAAGCCTTCACG TACTTCGCGCACAGGGAGAAGCTTCAGAGCGCGGGCCTGGAGGAGGATCTGGAGCAGCTGAATCTGACGGCCCTGAGACTGGCCCGGGAGGTGGCGGACAGCACGGGCACCCTGATGGCCGCCAGCATCACCAAGTCCACCATCTACGACCCGGAGTGCCCGTCCCTTAACGCCAAGATCAGGGACATGTTCAAG GAGCAAGTTGAGTGGGCAGTGCAGGGAAAGGCAGACTACATCGTCCTGGAAACCTTCTACGATCTTGGCGAGACCAAACTGGCCATGGAGGTCGTCCAGCAATATGGACAAG GTCTTCCCATAGCGGTCACGATGGGCCCGTTCATGACCGACATGACGTTAGATGACGTGCCCATCCCCCAGGCCTTACGTCAGCTGGAGGAGATGGGGGCTGACGTGGTGGGGCTGAACTGTGGGCGGGGTCCTAGCACCATGCTGCCTCTGCTGCGTCAGTGTCGTCAGGTCTGCAAG GGCCCTTTGGCAGCTCTGCCAGTCGCTTACAGAACGACAGACGAAGAGAAAACTTATCAATCCATGACAGATCCTTTTACAG gcaAAAACGCCTTTCCTCTGAATCTTTCCTCCCGGCTGTGCTCGAGAGAAGAAATCCGAGCGTTTGCCCAGGAAGCCAAAACAATGGGGGTCCAGTATATCGGCCTGTGTTGCGGCAACAACGCTGTGCTCAACAGGGAGATAGCGCAGGTGTACGGAAAGAGCCCGCCATCTTTGAAATACGCACCGGATGTGCGTCAGAGCCTCGCTGCGGACGACGACAGCATGACACCGCGGAAGCGGAAAGTGAAGATGTTTTTAGCAGGCGGTCGAGATGTGAAGTAG